Proteins encoded by one window of Streptomyces uncialis:
- a CDS encoding lantibiotic dehydratase, with amino-acid sequence MNHAPAVAAPLRWTVPHGPAELAVELLSPCLLRTPGFPVALLAGTASPATLDLAARAAARARVARAARADFLTGRWPALRAAARPADAARHPAWRALLRAHRRIEGYEALGEPQLAALESVGGTRTRIWAESWNARVRSDAAFRAGAAAQLRSATVAAWRHTARTVDDERMRHAVFVSNPSFFRTALERPLGPRLDAWDVPDRDTEAVPPRGLRRTLTTAHRYLRRFTTRCETISFFGPVLFAALDGESDRAVVRGEPGAERVLVEASTWLTDALGRAVTERLDPALRVARRSPLFRERDGGGGGSSDHGHGVGGVLERVVDGKAFRVAAGPLALWRAADGTLTLGALAELLGLDIAAADTAARALGPALIVAGRPLPATELRPLARLAPHDPTGTAARLAAARTAYATEPWPGRTAAYERVQERAAELTGVVRRGAGEHYADREVVFEDRTSPWSERVTFGAPVLDGMRRALSAVLPVCHLGALLAREDAREVVRRATGGTGKPLARLATTELPDERPRTELLRTALRDLVAERTACDGVVELTAEEIGAATAGLWRLVPEADRYEASLPSPDLMAVGRDPGSATWLLSELHDDASSVYGGLENRAHSDPACLWEEFTARIAGRLPPEGLATIVSRRRSAHVTPELPGLSVELSGLSGKPRTETAPVAEVSVAPAGDAIEVRGERRLLYPGDLRSPLHRAVSLPSVVPVTVETGARTPRIVIDSVVYQRARWRVPLPDAPGPEPYDRWLAVQRWRSGHSLPRHVFLRHASEPKPLYVDFADPLSVAEVAGLGGGECVVSEMLPAPDELWWESDGGAQCAEFRLGCVVGARR; translated from the coding sequence GTGAACCACGCGCCCGCGGTCGCGGCGCCCCTGCGGTGGACGGTGCCGCACGGCCCGGCGGAACTGGCCGTCGAGCTGCTCTCACCGTGTCTGCTGCGCACCCCGGGGTTTCCGGTGGCGCTGCTGGCGGGCACGGCGAGCCCGGCCACCCTGGACCTCGCGGCGCGCGCGGCGGCGCGGGCCCGGGTCGCGCGGGCCGCCCGCGCGGACTTCCTGACCGGCCGCTGGCCCGCGCTGCGGGCGGCGGCCCGTCCGGCGGACGCGGCGCGGCATCCGGCGTGGCGGGCGCTGCTCCGCGCGCACCGGCGGATCGAGGGGTACGAGGCGCTGGGCGAGCCGCAGTTGGCGGCGCTGGAGTCGGTCGGCGGCACGCGGACCCGGATCTGGGCGGAGTCGTGGAACGCGCGGGTCCGCTCGGACGCGGCGTTCCGGGCCGGGGCGGCGGCGCAGCTGCGGTCGGCGACGGTCGCCGCGTGGCGGCACACGGCGCGCACCGTGGACGACGAGCGGATGCGGCACGCGGTGTTCGTCTCCAACCCGTCCTTCTTCCGTACCGCGCTGGAGCGTCCGCTGGGCCCGCGGCTCGACGCGTGGGACGTGCCGGACCGCGATACGGAGGCAGTGCCGCCGCGGGGACTGCGCCGCACCCTGACGACCGCGCACCGCTATCTGCGGCGGTTCACGACACGCTGCGAGACGATCTCGTTCTTCGGCCCGGTACTGTTCGCGGCGCTCGACGGGGAGTCGGACCGGGCGGTGGTCCGGGGGGAGCCCGGGGCGGAGCGGGTCCTGGTGGAGGCGAGCACCTGGCTCACCGACGCGTTGGGCCGGGCGGTGACCGAGCGGCTGGACCCGGCGCTGCGGGTGGCCCGGCGCAGCCCGCTGTTCCGCGAACGGGACGGCGGCGGCGGCGGTAGCAGCGACCACGGTCATGGCGTCGGCGGTGTCCTGGAACGGGTCGTGGACGGGAAGGCGTTCCGGGTGGCCGCCGGGCCGCTGGCGCTGTGGCGGGCCGCCGACGGGACACTGACGCTGGGCGCCCTCGCGGAACTGCTGGGGCTGGACATCGCGGCGGCGGACACGGCGGCGCGGGCGCTCGGACCCGCGCTGATCGTGGCGGGCCGTCCGCTGCCCGCGACCGAACTGCGTCCACTGGCGAGGCTCGCCCCGCACGACCCGACGGGCACCGCGGCACGGCTCGCGGCGGCGCGGACGGCGTACGCGACGGAGCCGTGGCCCGGCCGGACGGCGGCGTACGAGCGGGTCCAGGAGCGGGCGGCGGAGCTGACCGGGGTGGTGCGGCGGGGCGCGGGCGAGCACTACGCGGACCGGGAGGTGGTGTTCGAGGACCGGACGAGTCCCTGGAGCGAGCGGGTCACGTTCGGCGCCCCGGTCCTGGACGGGATGCGCCGGGCGCTGTCGGCGGTGCTGCCCGTGTGCCATCTGGGGGCGCTGCTGGCCCGGGAGGACGCCCGGGAGGTGGTGCGCCGGGCGACCGGCGGGACGGGGAAGCCGCTGGCGCGGCTCGCGACGACGGAACTGCCCGATGAGCGGCCCCGTACGGAACTGCTGCGGACGGCCCTGCGGGATCTCGTCGCGGAACGTACGGCGTGCGACGGGGTGGTGGAGCTGACGGCCGAGGAGATCGGCGCGGCGACCGCCGGGCTGTGGCGGCTGGTCCCGGAGGCCGACCGGTACGAGGCGTCGTTGCCGAGTCCGGACCTGATGGCGGTGGGGCGGGACCCGGGGAGCGCGACCTGGCTGCTGTCGGAGCTGCACGACGACGCGAGTTCGGTCTACGGGGGCTTGGAGAACCGCGCGCACAGCGACCCGGCTTGCCTGTGGGAGGAGTTCACCGCACGGATCGCCGGTCGGTTGCCGCCCGAGGGGCTGGCGACGATCGTCTCGCGCCGCCGCAGCGCGCATGTCACCCCGGAACTGCCCGGTCTCTCGGTGGAGTTGAGCGGCCTGTCGGGCAAGCCGCGGACGGAGACGGCGCCGGTGGCGGAGGTCTCGGTGGCCCCGGCGGGTGACGCGATCGAGGTGCGGGGCGAACGGCGGCTGCTGTACCCGGGGGATCTGCGGTCCCCGCTGCACCGGGCGGTGTCGCTGCCCTCGGTGGTGCCGGTCACGGTGGAGACGGGCGCGCGCACGCCCCGGATCGTCATCGACTCGGTGGTCTACCAGCGGGCCCGCTGGCGGGTCCCGCTGCCGGACGCGCCGGGCCCGGAGCCGTACGACCGCTGGCTGGCGGTGCAGCGCTGGCGCTCCGGGCACTCCCTGCCCCGGCATGTGTTCCTGCGGCACGCCTCCGAACCGAAGCCGCTGTACGTGGACTTCGCCGATCCGCTGTCCGTGGCCGAGGTGGCGGGGCTGGGCGGCGGGGAGTGCGTGGTGTCGGAGATGCTGCCCGCCCCGGACGAGCTGTGGTGGGAGTCGGACGGTGGGGCGCAGTGCGCGGAGTTCCGGCTGGGCTGTGTCGTCGGGGCCCGGCGGTGA
- a CDS encoding NADPH-dependent FMN reductase, whose product MTASVPEIVFLSGSLGELSRTNRLAQWCADQCAPRARTTVFPGAELDLPFYRPGSPPPGPRPARYLAALERADGVVLVSPVYHGTLSGLLKNALDYVNELAGAPQPYLDGRALGCVSIGLGEQGASSTLQTLRTVGHALRSWPTPMGVALSQGRADLTDDGSPVDQQAHTQLTVMLGQVMTMARLNARRRAARAERTVPAAQPAGVTPAAVRAGGVR is encoded by the coding sequence ATGACCGCATCCGTCCCCGAGATCGTCTTCCTGAGCGGTTCACTGGGCGAGCTGTCCCGGACGAACCGGCTGGCCCAGTGGTGCGCCGACCAGTGCGCGCCGCGGGCCCGGACCACCGTGTTCCCCGGCGCCGAGCTGGATCTGCCCTTCTACCGCCCCGGCAGCCCGCCACCGGGCCCGCGTCCGGCCCGGTACCTGGCCGCGTTGGAGCGTGCCGACGGGGTGGTGCTGGTGTCGCCGGTGTACCACGGCACCCTGTCGGGGCTGCTGAAGAACGCCCTGGACTATGTCAACGAACTGGCCGGGGCGCCCCAGCCGTACCTCGACGGCCGGGCGCTCGGCTGTGTCTCCATCGGGCTGGGCGAACAGGGCGCGTCGTCCACGCTCCAGACCCTGCGCACGGTCGGGCACGCGCTGCGCAGCTGGCCCACCCCGATGGGCGTCGCGCTGTCGCAGGGCCGCGCGGACCTCACCGACGACGGTTCCCCGGTCGACCAGCAGGCGCACACCCAGCTGACGGTGATGCTCGGCCAGGTCATGACGATGGCCCGGCTCAACGCCCGCCGCCGCGCGGCCCGCGCGGAGCGGACCGTCCCGGCTGCGCAGCCGGCGGGCGTCACCCCGGCCGCGGTGCGGGCCGGAGGGGTGCGGTGA
- a CDS encoding pentapeptide repeat-containing protein: protein MGRGTLCRGAVLRGAVLCGAVLRGAVLRGAVLCGAVLCGAAGRPRTGRCPRSGRVRAVRRGDVAGGGGRGSA, encoded by the coding sequence ATGGGTCGCGGGACGCTGTGTCGTGGTGCGGTGCTTCGTGGTGCGGTGCTTTGTGGTGCGGTGCTTCGTGGTGCGGTGCTTCGTGGTGCGGTGCTTTGTGGTGCGGTGCTTTGTGGTGCGGCGGGGCGTCCTCGTACCGGGCGGTGTCCCCGTTCCGGGCGGGTACGGGCGGTGCGGCGGGGGGACGTGGCGGGAGGTGGGGGCCGGGGGTCGGCCTGA
- a CDS encoding VOC family protein, with the protein MNIDHMILGARDVAPLRAWLRDAHGFGITDGSPNPDGTASWVVPMDTPLVQYLELLVVHDEQALAESDFGRVFLDRTADGPAFLNWAALSDDIDADAARVKELTGADPELLRGESVRADGQVVPWAEAAFAASWEVPSRPFFLAYENWPARRARVPGDLAAAAHDTLPTGIASVTVVSSRADLPVWLGTDALPVTVEASAHEAVRAVEVRTDSGPRVLELP; encoded by the coding sequence GTGAACATCGACCATATGATCCTCGGGGCGCGGGACGTCGCCCCGCTGCGCGCGTGGCTGCGGGACGCGCACGGCTTCGGCATCACCGACGGCAGCCCGAACCCGGACGGCACGGCGAGCTGGGTCGTCCCGATGGACACCCCGCTGGTGCAGTACCTCGAACTGCTCGTGGTGCACGACGAACAGGCCCTGGCGGAATCGGACTTCGGCCGGGTGTTTCTGGACCGCACGGCGGACGGCCCGGCCTTCCTCAACTGGGCCGCGCTGTCGGACGACATCGACGCGGACGCCGCCCGGGTGAAGGAACTCACCGGCGCGGACCCGGAACTGCTGCGCGGTGAGTCGGTGCGCGCCGACGGACAGGTGGTGCCGTGGGCGGAGGCCGCGTTCGCGGCGTCCTGGGAGGTGCCGTCGCGGCCGTTCTTCCTGGCGTACGAGAACTGGCCCGCCCGCCGCGCCCGGGTCCCCGGCGATCTGGCCGCCGCCGCCCATGACACGCTCCCGACCGGTATCGCCTCGGTGACGGTGGTGAGTTCACGGGCCGATCTGCCGGTCTGGCTCGGTACGGACGCCCTGCCGGTGACCGTCGAGGCGTCCGCGCACGAGGCGGTGCGCGCGGTCGAGGTGCGTACTGATTCCGGGCCGCGGGTCCTGGAGCTGCCGTGA
- a CDS encoding NAD(P)/FAD-dependent oxidoreductase, which yields MTTYDYLLVGGGIVGACLAEELAGTGASVAVLDAGTEAGRATRQAAGVAVPSLRYLGRPELYRWLCEGRARLDEDIRRLEPEHGPFSVARPILRALRASDAEAHAGRLDLLADAKWVGAEDLPGVAPGMKLPAERRYLLDPGGLMVDGARYLAAVRARCDAAGVSWHQDTEVRALTEHTGYAVAATSRGSFRADRVVVTAGAWSGGPLAPSLPVFPQRGQLVVLKPAAEVPLIFSSAFYLAPGVDGGVIVGATEEDAGFDESMTAAGVARLLMFAVSAVPGLSGATPCELRAGLRPATRGGEPLLGRIPDRSRTYVAAGHAGHGLLSARLSARGMTAGLVRDAWEEIPESMCPAVALAAGNDQEGHR from the coding sequence TTGACCACATATGACTACCTGCTCGTCGGCGGCGGCATCGTCGGCGCGTGTCTCGCGGAGGAACTCGCGGGGACCGGTGCCTCGGTGGCCGTGCTCGACGCCGGGACCGAGGCGGGACGGGCGACCCGGCAGGCGGCCGGGGTCGCCGTGCCGTCGCTGCGCTACCTCGGCCGCCCGGAGCTGTACCGGTGGCTGTGCGAGGGGCGGGCGCGGCTGGACGAGGACATCCGGCGGCTGGAGCCGGAGCACGGCCCGTTCAGTGTGGCGCGGCCGATCCTGCGGGCGCTGCGCGCGTCCGACGCGGAGGCCCACGCCGGACGGCTGGACCTGCTGGCGGACGCCAAGTGGGTCGGCGCGGAGGATCTGCCGGGCGTGGCACCCGGGATGAAGCTGCCCGCGGAGCGCCGGTACCTGCTCGATCCCGGGGGCCTGATGGTCGACGGCGCCCGGTACCTGGCGGCGGTGCGCGCCCGGTGCGACGCGGCCGGGGTGTCCTGGCACCAGGACACCGAGGTCCGCGCGCTGACCGAGCACACCGGGTACGCCGTGGCGGCGACCTCGCGGGGCTCGTTCCGCGCGGACCGGGTGGTCGTCACCGCGGGTGCCTGGTCGGGCGGGCCGCTCGCGCCGTCGCTGCCGGTGTTCCCGCAGCGCGGTCAGCTGGTGGTGCTGAAACCGGCGGCCGAGGTGCCGCTGATCTTCTCGTCGGCGTTCTATCTGGCGCCGGGCGTGGACGGCGGGGTCATCGTCGGCGCGACCGAGGAGGACGCCGGGTTCGACGAGAGCATGACCGCGGCCGGGGTCGCCCGGCTGCTGATGTTCGCGGTGTCCGCGGTGCCGGGGCTCTCGGGCGCGACCCCCTGCGAGCTGCGCGCGGGGCTGCGGCCCGCGACCCGGGGCGGGGAACCGCTGCTGGGCCGGATACCGGACCGCAGCCGCACCTATGTCGCGGCGGGTCACGCGGGGCACGGGCTGCTGTCGGCGCGGCTGTCCGCGCGGGGCATGACGGCGGGGCTGGTGCGTGACGCGTGGGAGGAGATCCCGGAGAGCATGTGCCCGGCCGTCGCCCTGGCCGCCGGGAACGACCAGGAGGGGCACCGGTGA
- a CDS encoding metallopeptidase TldD-related protein has translation MSRRTRVFAEHSHRLRRVYRERGADEARTERRWGACVETHDGRGHVTHRFADGADLFADRTRPVGARVAQRARGLADRPLFAPDDAADKVLRDLARDGTELTLGVLHQHVAAGDDAWVTVDERLWCTVEVGARAADGTHGTEVVPWPVDGDAAEGAERVGAAVAALRSRLALPLADTVPEGCDLVLDPGRAGAFFHELVGHPMEADVVASGTSYLGRRADLPVAPGWLTVVDGGGRAARGLRSAVDDEGTACRDAVLIDGGRVGEPMTDLATAGLLGTAPTGHGRRLDYRHPAIPRMTHTAALVGDAPGGTAVGDAPGGIGPAGAGRRWPVPRGEWIAPLDLQLQVMNIATGAFVFRSYTPLHHRPDGTVRRLPPLDLRGDGLTVLAGLAPVTTRAVEYGRATKGCGKLGQFPLVVTFANAGVRIPSGLVGVREARDG, from the coding sequence ATGAGCCGCCGGACCCGGGTGTTCGCGGAGCACTCCCACCGGCTGCGCCGGGTGTACCGGGAGCGGGGCGCCGACGAGGCGCGGACCGAACGGCGCTGGGGCGCGTGCGTGGAGACCCATGACGGACGGGGGCATGTCACCCATCGGTTCGCGGACGGGGCGGACCTGTTCGCGGACCGGACCAGGCCGGTCGGGGCGCGGGTGGCCCAGCGGGCCCGGGGGCTCGCGGACCGTCCGCTGTTCGCGCCGGACGACGCGGCGGACAAGGTGCTGCGGGACCTCGCCCGGGACGGCACGGAGCTCACCCTCGGGGTGCTGCACCAGCATGTGGCCGCCGGGGACGACGCGTGGGTGACCGTGGACGAGCGGCTGTGGTGCACGGTGGAGGTCGGTGCCCGCGCGGCGGACGGCACGCACGGGACGGAGGTGGTGCCGTGGCCGGTGGACGGCGACGCGGCCGAGGGCGCCGAACGGGTCGGGGCGGCCGTCGCGGCGCTGCGGTCCCGGCTGGCGCTGCCCCTCGCGGACACCGTGCCCGAGGGCTGCGACCTGGTGCTGGACCCGGGGCGGGCGGGGGCGTTCTTCCATGAGCTGGTGGGCCATCCGATGGAGGCCGACGTGGTGGCGTCGGGCACCAGCTATCTCGGGCGGCGCGCGGATCTGCCGGTCGCGCCCGGCTGGCTGACGGTGGTGGACGGCGGCGGGCGGGCGGCCCGTGGGCTGCGGTCGGCCGTCGACGACGAGGGCACTGCGTGCCGGGACGCCGTACTGATCGACGGGGGCCGGGTCGGTGAGCCGATGACGGACCTGGCGACGGCCGGGCTGCTGGGCACGGCCCCGACCGGGCACGGACGGCGGCTCGACTACCGGCATCCGGCGATCCCCCGGATGACGCACACGGCCGCGCTGGTGGGCGACGCGCCTGGCGGTACCGCCGTGGGCGACGCGCCCGGCGGGATCGGCCCCGCCGGGGCCGGGCGCCGGTGGCCGGTGCCGCGCGGGGAGTGGATCGCGCCGCTCGATCTCCAGCTCCAGGTGATGAACATCGCGACCGGGGCCTTCGTGTTCCGTTCGTACACCCCGCTGCACCACCGCCCGGACGGTACGGTCCGGCGGCTGCCCCCGCTGGATCTGCGCGGCGACGGGCTCACCGTGCTCGCCGGTCTCGCACCGGTCACCACCCGTGCCGTGGAGTACGGGCGGGCGACCAAGGGCTGCGGCAAGCTCGGACAGTTCCCGCTGGTGGTGACCTTCGCCAACGCGGGGGTACGCATCCCCTCCGGACTGGTCGGCGTACGGGAGGCCCGGGATGGCTGA
- a CDS encoding lantibiotic dehydratase, with translation MSREWTLGGDFVVRHAGMPFDWLEALGAPDGPLAAARELLDAEDALRAAAGTGFGRLARAVEGCEPERLPSVPAALRTAADRWRGAAHRYRDLYEGADADATKELRVVLERPRVAEAVLLSNPDAYRNMLRPLLTADGPLNSRRRRARRQLYTYVQRFCAKNETVSFFGPMAYGTLAETGPEAEADTGPGPGTGTGTGTGTDGSVDVTTSLRTDLPRRRKVFLSHWAGRALARAVARDGALLPDLVFHRARPGGPDGVPPELPEGTAPELTRAAGAAYGRLGADGATLRGLVRATGLPARDLARGLRLLLSAGAADVRLGGGPYDLEPLRTLRGQLAELPPSGAREVWLERIAGLEACRAELEAGPLDGGPGPRAERIAALEAAFTAATGESARRAAGATYADRAVFYEEGASPFALRVGTAAARHWHERLRAVLEVCVAHGAATQRAATDAVRAALGDTGPLSLTAYAARAAEAFPAPGSAFAVPYAPTYPVADAAAGLARLGAAARRVTGDRYALVDLCVKASGPAELEGAALVVARVHHHLLVPGWLGTMHSGPRPFGADAERWVAEQDGRLVGFDFGRRNKGYYRFPGREVALRPGSWADAERAPWRPEDVTVTVGPGTDGPAPDGSAGGGPASDGPARSGPAVDGRAVGDGRRAEVRMSGPAGEPVSAYLPLNDFVKYAPFAALSHPQVAHPAFVPGDGEPADGGTVSGGTVSGEAASRSTASESATPGEAASRGATAESTAPESATPEVTTPEVTAPGITTSGITAPEGVITEVPEVTVDGVVLQRARWTLDTGRLGLPAPHARFLELRRIARRTGQRFLFCRSPRERKPYLLDLASPLAADLVAHVARDAGRLTAEAMSPGPEELWLRDAEGRRYTCELRMQVVGREVTG, from the coding sequence ATGAGCCGTGAGTGGACCCTCGGCGGCGACTTCGTGGTCCGCCACGCGGGCATGCCGTTCGACTGGCTCGAAGCGCTCGGCGCGCCGGACGGCCCGCTGGCCGCCGCGCGCGAGCTGCTGGACGCGGAGGACGCCCTGCGGGCCGCCGCCGGGACGGGCTTCGGACGGCTGGCGCGGGCGGTGGAGGGCTGCGAACCGGAGCGGCTGCCGTCCGTCCCGGCCGCGCTGCGGACCGCGGCGGACCGCTGGCGCGGCGCGGCACACCGCTACCGGGACCTGTACGAGGGCGCCGACGCCGACGCGACGAAGGAGCTGCGGGTGGTGCTGGAGCGGCCGCGGGTCGCGGAGGCCGTGCTGCTGTCCAACCCGGACGCCTACCGCAACATGCTGCGTCCGCTGCTCACCGCCGACGGACCGCTGAACTCCCGCAGGCGCCGGGCCCGCCGTCAGCTCTACACCTATGTCCAGCGGTTCTGCGCGAAGAACGAGACGGTGAGCTTCTTCGGCCCGATGGCGTACGGCACCCTCGCGGAAACCGGCCCCGAAGCCGAAGCCGACACCGGCCCTGGCCCTGGCACCGGCACCGGCACCGGCACCGGCACCGACGGCTCCGTCGACGTCACGACCTCCCTGCGCACCGATCTGCCGCGCCGCCGGAAGGTGTTCCTGTCCCACTGGGCGGGCCGCGCCCTCGCCCGGGCCGTCGCCCGGGACGGCGCGCTCCTGCCCGACCTGGTGTTCCACCGGGCGCGCCCCGGCGGCCCGGACGGGGTCCCGCCCGAGCTGCCCGAGGGCACCGCGCCGGAGCTGACGCGGGCCGCGGGGGCCGCGTACGGGCGGCTCGGCGCGGACGGCGCGACGCTGCGCGGACTGGTCCGGGCGACCGGGCTGCCCGCCCGGGACCTGGCCCGGGGGCTGCGGCTGCTGCTCTCCGCCGGGGCGGCCGATGTCCGGCTCGGGGGCGGCCCGTACGACCTGGAGCCGCTGCGGACCCTGCGCGGTCAGCTCGCGGAGCTGCCGCCCTCCGGCGCACGGGAGGTCTGGCTGGAGCGGATCGCCGGGCTGGAGGCGTGCCGCGCCGAGCTGGAGGCCGGGCCCCTGGACGGCGGGCCCGGGCCACGGGCGGAACGGATCGCCGCGCTGGAGGCGGCGTTCACGGCGGCGACCGGGGAGAGCGCCCGTCGTGCGGCCGGGGCGACCTACGCCGACCGGGCGGTGTTCTACGAGGAGGGCGCCTCGCCGTTCGCGCTGCGGGTGGGCACGGCGGCGGCCCGGCACTGGCACGAACGGCTGCGCGCGGTACTGGAGGTGTGCGTCGCGCACGGGGCCGCCACCCAGCGGGCGGCGACCGACGCGGTACGGGCGGCGCTCGGTGACACGGGACCGCTCAGCCTCACCGCGTACGCGGCACGGGCCGCCGAGGCGTTCCCCGCGCCGGGCAGCGCCTTCGCGGTGCCGTACGCGCCGACGTACCCGGTCGCGGACGCGGCGGCCGGACTGGCCCGGCTGGGCGCCGCCGCGCGGCGGGTCACCGGGGACCGCTACGCGCTGGTGGACCTGTGTGTGAAGGCGTCCGGCCCGGCGGAACTGGAGGGCGCGGCGCTGGTGGTGGCCCGGGTCCATCACCATCTGCTGGTGCCCGGCTGGCTGGGCACGATGCACTCCGGCCCGCGCCCCTTCGGTGCCGACGCCGAGCGCTGGGTGGCCGAACAGGACGGGCGGCTGGTGGGCTTCGACTTCGGACGGCGCAACAAGGGGTACTACCGCTTCCCGGGCCGCGAGGTGGCGCTGCGCCCGGGTTCCTGGGCGGACGCGGAGCGGGCGCCCTGGCGGCCGGAGGACGTGACGGTGACCGTCGGCCCCGGCACGGACGGACCGGCCCCGGACGGATCGGCCGGGGGTGGCCCGGCCTCGGACGGCCCGGCCAGGAGCGGCCCGGCCGTGGACGGGCGGGCGGTGGGCGACGGAAGGCGGGCCGAGGTGCGGATGTCCGGCCCGGCGGGGGAACCCGTCTCGGCGTACCTGCCGCTGAACGACTTCGTGAAGTACGCGCCGTTCGCCGCGCTGTCCCATCCGCAGGTGGCGCACCCGGCGTTCGTCCCCGGGGACGGGGAACCGGCGGACGGGGGCACGGTGTCCGGGGGCACGGTGTCCGGGGAAGCCGCGTCCCGGAGCACGGCGTCCGAGAGCGCGACACCCGGGGAAGCCGCGTCCCGGGGCGCGACCGCCGAGAGCACCGCACCCGAAAGCGCGACACCCGAGGTCACCACACCCGAGGTCACCGCACCCGGGATCACGACGTCCGGAATCACCGCACCCGAAGGCGTGATCACCGAGGTGCCCGAGGTCACCGTCGACGGGGTGGTCCTCCAGCGGGCCCGCTGGACGCTGGACACCGGACGGCTCGGGCTGCCCGCCCCGCACGCGCGGTTCCTGGAACTGCGGCGGATCGCGCGCCGCACCGGGCAGCGGTTCCTGTTCTGCCGTTCGCCGAGGGAACGCAAGCCGTACCTCCTGGACCTGGCGTCACCGCTGGCGGCCGACCTGGTGGCCCATGTCGCGCGGGACGCGGGGCGGTTGACGGCGGAGGCCATGTCCCCCGGTCCGGAGGAGCTGTGGCTGCGCGACGCGGAAGGGCGGCGTTACACGTGCGAGCTGCGGATGCAGGTCGTGGGCCGGGAGGTGACCGGATGA